The bacterium DNA segment GCAATCTGCCTTGATTCAGTCCTTGAAAAAGAAAAAACACCTGTTGTTGTTAACTTATCAACTACTTCTTTAATTGATGATATATGTAAAAAACATAAAGTCAAAATTTATAGAACAAAAATTGGAGAAATAAATGTTGTTGAAAAAATGAGAAAAATAAAGAGTAGAGCAGGGGGAGAAGGCAACGGCGGGGTTATATGGGGAAAATTTCATTATGGAAGAGATAGTTACATTGGAATATCCCTTTTGCTTGAAAAAATGGCAGAAGAAAACAAAAAAATATCTGAAATTGTAAATAATTATCCTAAATATTATATGATAAAAGAGAAATATAAAATTAAAAACATAAAATTTATTCTTAAAAAAATAAAAAAAATTTATAAAAACGAGAAATTGGATTTAACTGATGGAATTAAAATTATAAGAGAAAATGGATGGATTCATATAAGGCAATCAGGAACTGAACCAGTTGTAAGAGTTATAGTAGAAGCAACAACAAAAATAACTGCTGATGAATATCTAAAAGAAATTTATAGTATACTTTCCGCCAGACCAGGTATGCCAGACCAGGTATGGAGAAGTACTTAATGGAGAGGACAGTCCTCCTCAAAAAAATGGAAATTTTAAATGAAATAATAAAAACTTCAATAATGCTTTTTATTGTAATAGATGCAATTGGTGGTATTCCTATTTTTATTTCTCTTGTTCCAGACATCTCAGAAGATGAAGTTAAAAAAGTTGTGAATCTTGCTATAATTGTAAGTTTTTTTATTCTTTTATTTTTTGGAGTTATTGGTAGATGGATACTTTACTTATTTAATATAAATTTAGAAGAATTTAAAATTGCAGGTGGATTTCTCCTTCTTATTATTGCCCTTGACGAAATTTTTAATATATTACCTGAAAGAAAATATCCAAAAGAAGAACTTGGAATTGTTCCAATAGGTTGTCCACTACTTGCAGGTCCAGGAGCAATTACAGTAATTCTTGTAATTCTTTATAGATTTAATTTTCCCCAAAATTATATTATAATGAGTGCAAGTGTAGTTATTGTCACATTGGTAAACTGGATTATTCTTTCAAGGTTAATTAATATCAAAAGAATTTTTGGTAGAAAAGGTATATTACTTCTTACAAAATTGATGGGAATAATTCTTGCTGGAATTTCAATAAATTTTTTAGTTAGTGGAATAAAAAACTTATTTACCGGCTAATCAATTTTTTTGTAAAAATCTTTGATTTTTTTTATTGCCTCTTCTGGTTCATTAACAATAGAAAAAATTAAAAGGTCTTCAGGAGAAATATATCCTCTTTTAAGTTGGGTATTTTTCATCCAATCAATTAGTCCTTTCCAATATGAACTATCAAAAAGAATAATAGGAAATTTATGAATTCTTCCTGTCTGAATTAAAGTTATTGCTTCTGTAAATTCATCAAGAGTCCCAAATCCACCTGGAAAAATTACAAAACCCTTTGTATATTTAACAAACATAACTTTTCTTGTAAAAAAATATTTAAATGAAAGAAGTGTTTTGATATATGGGTTTGGCTTTTGTTCATGAGGTAGTTCTATATTAAGCCCTATTGAATTTCCTCCAGCAAGTGTTGCTCCTTTATTTGCTGCTTCCATTATTCCAGGACCCCCACCAGTTATTACTGTATAACCATTTTTTGAAAGTAATTTCCCCAATTCAACTGCCTTTTTATACCAGATATCTCCTTCTTTAACTCTTGCAGCACCCCAAACAGTTACTGCATCTTTCACATTACCTAATTCTTCAAATCCCTCAATAAATTCAGCCATTATTCTGAAAATTCTCCATGACTCTTCTGCATAAATTTTTTCTTCCTTATTCATTATCTATCCCCCTCTTTATTTATTTTTTCAACTATTAGAACTGGACCATCTTTTCCAATAACTTTTATCTCTTCATTTTTTTTAATAATTTCGTTTTTATCTTTTGGAATACCTTTCCAATACTCACCATGAACAAAAATTAATCCTTCAGGATTTAAATCCGTTTTAACCCTTCCTTTTTCTCCAATAAGTCCCTCAGTTCCAGTTGTAACTTTTCTCCTTCTCGTTTTAAGAGCAAATAACAATATAGCCCATATAAAAAAACCAGATGCAAAAGCAACAGTGAAAATTAGTGAAGTAGCAATTTTTATTTCAGAACCAGGTCTGATTAGCATAAAAGAACCAATAAGAAAAGAAATAATACCTGAAATAAAAAACAATCCAAATGTTGGAGTTATTGCCTCAATTCCAAAAAGTATAAAACCTAAAATAAGTAAAAGAAGTCCTGCAATGTTTATAGGCATTGTATGTAAAGCAAAAAATCCAAGTATCAAACAAATTGTGCCTGCAATACCTGGTAGTCCAAAACCAGGATGTGAAAATTCTAATATTATTCCCCACATACCAATTATTAAAAGTAAATACGCAATATTTGGGTCTGAAATTGTTTTTAAAAAATCATCTTTAAATGATTGTTTTAGTGATTCAAAAACAATATCTTTTGTATGAAGAATAATTTCTTTTTCATTTTTCTTTATTTTTTTCCCATCAAGTTTTTTAAGAAGTTGGTCAATATCTTCTGCTATAAAATCAATAACATTATTTTTTAATGCTTCTGTTTCGGTTGAGGAAATACTCTCTCTCACTGCTTTTTCCGCCCATTTTTCATTTCTTCCTTTATATTTAGCAATACTTTTTATAAAACTCACCGTATCATTAACTACTTTTTCCTCCATTGTTTTGTTCTGCTCATCTCCACCAGTTAAAGTAACAGGATGAGCAGCACCTATATTTGTTGCAGGTGCCATCACCAAAATATCACACGAAAGAGCAATAAAAGTTCCAGCAGAAGCACATTGTGCTCCTGATGGATAAACAAAACCAATAATTGGAACTTTTGATTTTAATATCTCCTGAACAATTTTTCTTGTAGAGGATAGAAGACCACCAGGAGTATCAATTATTAGTAAAACAAACTCTGCATTATTCTTTTCTGCTGAATTTATAACTCTTGTAATTTGATAATATGTAATAGGACCAATAGCATCATTTATATTTAAAGTGTATGCTTTATTTTCAGAAAAACAAAAGGATGATATTAAAAAAAAGCAAGGAAGAAATAAAATTATTTTTCTCATTTTTCTAAAATAGCAGGTCTTTTATAAATTTTCCCTTTATATTCAACTTCAATCATTGGCCAGTTTTTATCTTCTGTTATTATTGTATTTTTATCTTTTTCAATAATAATTGTATCTTCTGATTTTGTCCCTGTTATTGAAGGATTCCAAGCAAATGAACTTTTTTCAATAACTTTTTCATCTGTCTCTTCTGTAACCCTAAAATATCTTGTTGAATAACCAGTTGGTCCTCCTTGATGATGTAATTGCCACTCATTTTCAAAACCTGTTTCTTTATATGATGATTTTGCTTTTTTAAAAATATCTGACATCTTCACATCTGGTCTTGTCTCATCAATAAAAACAGTATCAACAAAACAAACACTTTTATGTTTTCTCAAAATAGATTCCTCCAACTTTCCAAAATTAACTATTCTTGTAAGAGATACAATAAGACCATATCTTTTCCCACAAATAGCAATTAAAACTCTCTTATCTAATTTTTTTTCTGTTGGTATTGGATGTCTGTATTTCTCAATTCGTTCATCTGCACCAACAAGTATAACAACTGGAATTATATCTTTTTCCCATAACTTTTGACTTACTATACCTGCAATTTCAGTTTCTTTCATTCCCGGTTTTATAACTTTTGAAATTTCTGTAATACTTTCAGATGCCAATTTTCCAACTTCCTTATATCTATCAATTTCCTCATCAACTAATGGAAAATGTAATTTTTCTAATTTCACAAGGACAGTAAAATTAGTTGGAATATCCGAACCAATTTTGCCTTTACATATTTTTTTAACTTCCTCAAACAACTCATTTTCTTTATACCAATTCTTTACGATAAATTCCCAATCACTAATTTCTTCTTCAAAAATTCTTGGATATTCAATATTTGTTGTTAAAAGAAAAGATTTATCAGGTGTTATTAAAATACTACAAACACCTTTTTCTGTATTAAGTCCAACAAAATTTTTCTTCCCACCGGTTAACCATGAAAAATTTGATACACCTGATACTAAAATTCCACTCAATCCATTTTCTTTTATATATCTTCTTACTCTCTCAATTTTAGTTTCTTTTTCCATTTCCTTAATTTACCTTTTTTTCTTTTCTGTTGTCAAATTTTTAGTATGTCAGAAATACAAAAAGTGTTAGTAAATCCTAACTGAACCCCATACTAATTCTCAGTATCTAAATATCTTATTGCTCAATAGATATACCTACCTGAACTTGAAGAGGTCATTTTAAGGCGGTTTCAGAATTAAGAGAGTTTTTATTTTCTGAGCAAGTTTATTTGGTAAAAGTTTTTCTATTTTAACCCCTAACTTCCCACAAATCAAGTAATCGGTATTCTGAAATGTTATTTTTAAGAGGTAAAAAATACAAATTTTTAAAAAAAAATAAACATATAAATTTTATTTAAATTGCTTGATAGTGGTATATTAACATATAAATTTTCAAAGGTATTCTGCAGGATTTCAATAAAAAAGATTTTAAATATTGACAGGGAGATAGGATTAAATTATAAAATTACTTAGTAAGTAATATAAAAGGAGGCGGGTATGAGTAAAACTGAAAAAGTTAAAGAATACGCAAAAAAATGTGGAGCAGACCTTGTGGGGATTTCCTCACCGGAGAGATTTGAAGGTGCACCTCTCCAGATGGACCCTCGTCAAAT contains these protein-coding regions:
- a CDS encoding MarC family protein, whose protein sequence is MEILNEIIKTSIMLFIVIDAIGGIPIFISLVPDISEDEVKKVVNLAIIVSFFILLFFGVIGRWILYLFNINLEEFKIAGGFLLLIIALDEIFNILPERKYPKEELGIVPIGCPLLAGPGAITVILVILYRFNFPQNYIIMSASVVIVTLVNWIILSRLINIKRIFGRKGILLLTKLMGIILAGISINFLVSGIKNLFTG
- a CDS encoding TIGR00730 family Rossman fold protein; this encodes MNKEEKIYAEESWRIFRIMAEFIEGFEELGNVKDAVTVWGAARVKEGDIWYKKAVELGKLLSKNGYTVITGGGPGIMEAANKGATLAGGNSIGLNIELPHEQKPNPYIKTLLSFKYFFTRKVMFVKYTKGFVIFPGGFGTLDEFTEAITLIQTGRIHKFPIILFDSSYWKGLIDWMKNTQLKRGYISPEDLLIFSIVNEPEEAIKKIKDFYKKID
- a CDS encoding nodulation protein NfeD, whose amino-acid sequence is MRKIILFLPCFFLISSFCFSENKAYTLNINDAIGPITYYQITRVINSAEKNNAEFVLLIIDTPGGLLSSTRKIVQEILKSKVPIIGFVYPSGAQCASAGTFIALSCDILVMAPATNIGAAHPVTLTGGDEQNKTMEEKVVNDTVSFIKSIAKYKGRNEKWAEKAVRESISSTETEALKNNVIDFIAEDIDQLLKKLDGKKIKKNEKEIILHTKDIVFESLKQSFKDDFLKTISDPNIAYLLLIIGMWGIILEFSHPGFGLPGIAGTICLILGFFALHTMPINIAGLLLLILGFILFGIEAITPTFGLFFISGIISFLIGSFMLIRPGSEIKIATSLIFTVAFASGFFIWAILLFALKTRRRKVTTGTEGLIGEKGRVKTDLNPEGLIFVHGEYWKGIPKDKNEIIKKNEEIKVIGKDGPVLIVEKINKEGDR
- a CDS encoding aminopeptidase P family N-terminal domain-containing protein translates to MEKETKIERVRRYIKENGLSGILVSGVSNFSWLTGGKKNFVGLNTEKGVCSILITPDKSFLLTTNIEYPRIFEEEISDWEFIVKNWYKENELFEEVKKICKGKIGSDIPTNFTVLVKLEKLHFPLVDEEIDRYKEVGKLASESITEISKVIKPGMKETEIAGIVSQKLWEKDIIPVVILVGADERIEKYRHPIPTEKKLDKRVLIAICGKRYGLIVSLTRIVNFGKLEESILRKHKSVCFVDTVFIDETRPDVKMSDIFKKAKSSYKETGFENEWQLHHQGGPTGYSTRYFRVTEETDEKVIEKSSFAWNPSITGTKSEDTIIIEKDKNTIITEDKNWPMIEVEYKGKIYKRPAILEK